The segment AAATATGTTGCAAAAAGATAAATGGGCAACCAAACTCGAATctctatgaaataaaataaggaaTAAAAATACTCACAGACTATTTTTAAAAGCTACAGGAAGTAAACTTGACTACCACTTCAGCTACCAATCAAAGAGAATCCTTTAAgtgttccaaatttaaattaCCACACTATAAACACTACACAAACAAACCCAGCTGTAATTGCGTACTCTAACgtctaaaaataactttcaaaactcaaaggaaacattattttcacaAAACTTGTCTTACATCACGAAAATAAAGTTCAAAGAACTAACAGTGATATCATCTGAAcagataattaataattaagttaCGAGACCTAGCCTTGACGGGGTCTCAGCTTTTTTATACTCACTGTAAGCAAAGTATCGATGCCTTTAAGCCTTACACCATAAATGAAAACAGGTCATAACTGTCCACACTGACTAACACTGAACACAGAAACAGTATTTTTAACACAGGATTTCAATCGCGCAAAGATGACGAAACCAGTTTTTTTGTGAATGAttatttttcaggaaaaattaGATAGAGCAGTAAAATTTTATGTCCATTTTTGACGTTTGTGTAAATTGGTGTTGCGGACTAGGGCGTGTTATTTTTCTATTCGATTTCGTCAATAACCGATGgtgaaattattacaaaaatatatacaatttaatttgctGTTACTATCATTATTTGGTGTTATTACTactgaaataacataaaaaactagaatttattaattatatcacACAGTAAAAACGTAATAGTCGCAAAAGTCAAGAAAATCTGCATGTTTTGATATAAGATTATTGATGCTTTATACCCGAAACAGAACAGGCTGAAATCGTTTCGTTTCATGCagatatttttatgtcaaattCACGGATTTTTTTACTCGACGGTGTTCAAATtaaggtattaaataaaatacgttttatataagaataaatattCCTTCAAAATGATATGCGCCAGTTTCACAATGTAAATGCTAATCTTATTCGAACGAGGTTATAGCATGAAATGTAGCGTCTTTAGGTGACGTCTTTTTGACAATTATTTGACATCGACGCTCTTCTCTTTCCGCCATTTTCGTACTAGCTTGGCGGTGTCAtcggaaatattttaattatttacatttacctatTGAAACGTTCTTCCAAATACTAAAATTACGTGTTACAACTACGAACCGTGCTTGTAATATGTAAAAGATTCTAACAGActacataaaaacaataatcttCGTCTAACCTAAATATGGACGAGGATATTTTTCCCGAATTATGCCTGATGAATACGAAGAAAACGTATTCAAAGACACCTAAAAAGCAGGGAAACGCACCTCCTGTGTCTAATAATGTTAAAGAAGCTTCTAAACCATCAGGAAAGGTCTCGGAACTTGGTGAACCGTTGACTACAAAAGTGGCGGTTGAGTATTTGCTGAGTGGAAAACTAAAATCGAAAGTATGTCGTTATTGCTTGAGAATATCACCTGGTTTGTCCGAACTGGATCAGATCATGCAGATTGCGGGCACAGGAgccatttataaaataacaatcagAGAGATGATAGCTTGTTTCTATCCTTTCAAGGTAAGTTATCAAAAATATATGGTATCAATGTAATTTCAATGCTTTTAAGTAGTTTCTGTCAGTATTATTATTCTGAATCCGTTCACATCAAACTTGATCAAAATTGTGTCACTTTGTTGAAAAAATTTGTATAACCGGCCTGAACTATATgcaatattaaaaagtaaattatatcCTCATATTTCAGGTGAGCGAGAACCAAGAATTCCCAGAGAGCATCTGTCAGAAGTGTGTTGACAAAGCGTTAAACGCATATCTCTTCACACAGCAGTGCGAACAAGCGGAACGCGCTCTAAACAACTGTTTCATAGACATGGACGAAAAACTAACAAAACTAGACCCCATAGATAGACCGAAAAAACGAGGCAGACAGAAACTAAAACCGAACTACAACGTTTTATATGCTGAACATAAAAAAGTAATGGATTACGCCGAACCTATTAGACACCTCATCAACTTACAAACAGAATCATTGAGCAACGAACCCGATTGGAACGAATTTGAATGCAAAAAGTGTTGGCAAGTACTCCCTAACTTAGAAACATTGCTGAACCATGAAAAATTGCATCCGAAAACCATGTGGTACCACTGTCGGTTATGCGGTAAagcttttataaaacataaccAATTGAAAAAGCATCACACACAAGTCCACGTTCGTGGTAAACAGATGTCAGAAGCTGATAAGACATTTAAATGTAAAGAATGCGGTAACATAACAGAGAATTACGAACAGCATTTACAGCATATAGAAAAGCATAAGTTCAAAAGTGTCATGGAACATTTGATTGAGAAGAAAACGGACCAACTGTGCCTAATTTGTCTGAAGAAGTCAAGCAACTTAGTGGAGTTGGATAAAATGGTCTGCATTCATGGAAGTTGTCCTGAACTGGTGGGGGATAAAACACTGTATACGGTGCTAGCTTCTACGCTGCctgatgtaagtatttattcttTATATTACCTTTATTCTGCTCATAAAATAAGTACATTATCATTGCTCAACTATGCTTATCATGGCTTAGTAAGCATTAGCAACTCCATCAATCTATACTTCTACTTTTTACCACCTTGATACAATTgcttatttaaaagtaaaagcaaTATTTAAAGCATCAATTTCATTATTGCACTAGCGACTGTTAACTTTAGTATGTACAATTTATTATTCCCATTCTTCCTTGATTGATCAATCTCTAGTTAACCCATTAGAAGTCACTGTACTTGATCGAGAACAGTCATTTTCCTAAATTTTAAGTGCGAttgcaaaatttttttaaaAAGCCTTTATTCTGTGAGAAATTCTTGCAAGTTCCATCTGTAAGAGGTGATTCCTTTTCTAGCGAAAATCATACAAGTACCAAGAATTACATATACCCCAGAAAGCTAATATAATGACTATtacgaaaagaaaaagaaaataccaaGAAACTGAGGAAGATGATGtagaaataaagttttattggtCCAATCCTATTATTGTAAAGGCAGAAAAGTTTAAAACAGATGATTTTTATCACTATGTTTTCTGTGATCCAGACCCAAATTTTATAATCGGTACTAATGAACTAAAGACTAACAATTTTGATGTTCAAGTATCTAAATGTATTGAAATAAGTGATGAAGTTGCAATGGAAATTGATAAAGTTAATAAAACAGAAACTGATAATGAAATGGATGTATCTGACAATTTGAAATCTGTACACAAAACTCTAAATATTAGTGATGAagaagaattaattaaaatgtcttttcatgataatattaatgaaataacAGACACAAATATAAAATCTTTGAAAGATGATACCATAGAAATTAACTTTGCAAAGAATGTAAAGGTAGGTCATGCAGAAATGGATGTCAATAGGAACAATTATGAAGATGATAAAATTGCCACAAATACTAAGCAAGACAAGGATATaactaaaaacattttcaagacAAAAGATGAAATAAATGCGGTAGAACTTTATCAAGAAACAGGTTGTACTAAAAACCAAAAACTAAACATATTTGCCAATCTTAAGGAAATGGGTGGCAATAATTTTACTGAGAAAGTTCCACTTCAATATGGgccaaatatttttcctttttcgaAACCTATAACTTTGGAAACTGATGTTCAACACCTTAAAAAAGatacaattacaatatttaatttttcgaATCCTGAATTTGAAACTTCTGAAAACGAAGTTATTGACTTCACACCCATTCTTGAAAAGaacataaataaagatataatGGGTCCTGTTAACAAAACGACTGGTTTAAATTGGATATTTGATAAAACTACTAGAAAAACTAATATTGAAGAAATGATGAAGAAGACAGCTGAATcatcaaaaatgtttgaaaCAGATTGCAAATTCTGTTGGATATttactaaacaaaataaatgtgaacACTGCAAGAAACCTATTAATGttgaaaatgacaaaaaaatcgaAAATAATACAACTGTTAACACAATGGGACTTGAAAACCCCAtagaagttaaagaaaatatcaaGCAAGATATACAAAAAGCTTGGCAGTGTAATGTATGCCTAACTGAAAACAACAAGGATAGATTCACTTGCTGTTGTTGTGAATCTAAGAAATTTATTGAAAATGGCGACTGCAGAATTACATTTGGGAACAACAATACATTCTTTGAAATACCTAAAAAGCAAGATATAAgtgaaaataatgtttctaCAGCTAAAACAGCTGAACCGCTTATAATAATAGAAGAAACATCAATGATGGATATGAAATGTGAAACTATTGAAGTAACAGACAAAGAAACAAATACTACACAAAGTATGGACATAGAAACGGACtctgtaaattataatttcaataccaaAGTCACGGAACAAATGGATATTGAAGAATATGTGCCTGTCACAAACTTGGTTCCAACATTTGCACCAACTCAAACTTTGGGTGCAAATATTGGGCCATTTATGGGGACTAATATACAATTCAATATTGGTTCACAGTTTGTACAAACTGACAAGGGTGATAGAAGGATAAAAAGGGCTGTCCGGAACATTCCAAAGGCTTTTCATAAATAGTTTGAAGATTTTGTATCTGTCTACTCATTTATTGCTAAGTATTATTGATTAGTAAGGGTTGTTACGGGctagaaaatttatttttgcagaTATTCTCGTTATCTGTATTTATATTCTggatagtaaatggattacagttttttttctaatttccaTTTAGGAGCTCCATAACAGCCCTGATTCATTATGCATAAGTATAATTTTTTCTTACATATTTCTGTCTAGTATAAGACATATTGCTGCTTTTGCTATGTTATTTAAtgtaagtttttttctttaaactaattaatcttaattaaaaaactaaaacagtATTATAAAGTTactcataattataataatcttaGCTAGTAGGTTGTTCTCACATTACTCATTTGATGACAATTAAAACTTACTAGTGCTgccattttttaaagtttttttattacatccattatttaaatattcacgaAGCGATTTCGTCTATTATTGTCCCTAAAAACCCCAATAGGCATAACGcgaaaaagtaattagtccgtcttttagataacccaaAAATAATGGAcgcgtattttttattatctctcATAGTCCAATAACATGTTTACTAACACGCTATGGGCCGTCGACGCCTGATAatgtaagatttttattttatttatttaataacaacgaagatacaaaacgatttaattttgtgttacgtcaaTTTTAGGTACTTTAACTTAAACGTGACGTCACAAACTAACACTCTCAACCTTTAATACCTTATATCTCAGTTAATTTTTcgtgtttatattaaaataataagtacggtagaccgcacagcAGTGGTAACTGACgcgcaccttaactcaatagtaataagtaggactttcctataaaactgttactatACCACTGACcagaagttgactgtacatgtccaaattttttttcgtaatctAAAAGCCGGACCAATTAGAATGACTATTTTTTTAACCCTGTCGTCACGCCTATTTCCATACTTATCCCGCCCAAAAATCCaaagctttttaatattaatttttaattcaaaatttttgttgcAGATGCTCTACCTACACAACTTCATTGGGACAAAAATATGCGAACAGTGCCTTAACCATGCGATCACTTCATACGTATTCATTCACCAATTTATCTTCACTAGGGAACGTCTAGATTTATGCATCGGTCTTATGCTAGAAAACCTTAAGGATATCGAACCCCATACTAATGTTTTTGTACAAGTTTCACCCCCCGTTATCATGGCACCCCCAGAAATTGATGAAACGTTACTTCTAGATGAGAATGAACCTATAGATGAAACTAAACTAAAAGTAGACGTTCTAGAAGATGAATTTAGACTGAAATCGGACAGTGAGAGCGAAGAAGATAGACCCGTTGAAATGAAACCTGATGTAAAAACTGAATATAAAGTAGATTTAACTCCAATACCAGATATAGAGAATTTAGCTAGAACGGCAACTAAAACGTATAGAAATAAGAAATTAGTTAACGGCTTACAGAGTAATAGTAATAACAAATACCCGGTAGATGTTTGCAGCGAATTTTTGACATTCAACAAAAAGAAGAAAGTTAAAAAGGTTTTAGTTAAATACACTTGTCCAATCTGTAGCAAACATTTCATATCCGACTATTTCCTAAAAAGACATATTTTGAAACATGTTAGTAAAAAAGTTCAGTGTATTATCTGTGCTAGTAAGTTTAAGTCTAAATTCTATTTGTATGAACATACTAAGATGGAACATTTGTTGAAACAGAGCTTTTATCTGTCATGTAGGATATGTGGGCGGACTTATACTGATGTGCTGAAGCTTCAGACTCATGAAAGACAACATTATTTGAAAGCTTGCCAACTGTGCAATAAGGTCTATGCAACTCAAGCTCATTACGACAACCACATACAAAGGCATTCaaccaaattaaaaatgttaaaagacAAACGAGCCCAAACGTGCAGTTTTTGCGAGAAAGAATGTTCAAACGACAATGAACTCTCGCtccatgtaaataaaatacatttacaaaTTAAGCCTTATAACTGCGACATGTGTGAAAGACAGTTCTATACTGAGaataatttgaaaaatcatAAAAAGGTACATGGTATGCCTTCGAAGGAAAACTGTGTTTTCTGTGGCAAGATTCTTAAAAGTAGAAAGCAATTAGTTATTCACGTGAGAAAACATATAGGAGCTAAACCTTTTTGCTGTCAAGTTTGTGGACAATCATTTTATTCAGTTTCCAAAGTCAGAGAGCATATGAAAGTCTACCATGGAGGCCAATTTTGCTGTAGAATTTGCAAATCTATCTTTTCAAACAAATTTGAACTCAAAAAACATGTTAACAAGGATCATAGCGTCATTTAGCGGGGATTCAAGCCATTTTTTGGCTTGAATTTTTAGTAGCAAAATTGCTATTTGAAttgcaaataatattattgaaattgcTATAAtaatcaagttatttttataagttactCAAATGTATTGTAAAGTACACAGATTATATTTGTAATGTCCTTAAACTTGGACTAATTGTGGTTTTAATTATGATTTGGAT is part of the Helicoverpa zea isolate HzStark_Cry1AcR chromosome 26, ilHelZeax1.1, whole genome shotgun sequence genome and harbors:
- the LOC124642991 gene encoding zinc finger protein 62-like isoform X2 — protein: MDEDIFPELCLMNTKKTYSKTPKKQGNAPPVSNNVKEASKPSGKVSELGEPLTTKVAVEYLLSGKLKSKVCRYCLRISPGLSELDQIMQIAGTGAIYKITIREMIACFYPFKVSENQEFPESICQKCVDKALNAYLFTQQCEQAERALNNCFIDMDEKLTKLDPIDRPKKRGRQKLKPNYNVLYAEHKKVMDYAEPIRHLINLQTESLSNEPDWNEFECKKCWQVLPNLETLLNHEKLHPKTMWYHCRLCGKAFIKHNQLKKHHTQVHVRGKQMSEADKTFKCKECGNITENYEQHLQHIEKHKFKSVMEHLIEKKTDQLCLICLKKSSNLVELDKMVCIHGSCPELVGDKTLYTVLASTLPDMLYLHNFIGTKICEQCLNHAITSYVFIHQFIFTRERLDLCIGLMLENLKDIEPHTNVFVQVSPPVIMAPPEIDETLLLDENEPIDETKLKVDVLEDEFRLKSDSESEEDRPVEMKPDVKTEYKVDLTPIPDIENLARTATKTYRNKKLVNGLQSNSNNKYPVDVCSEFLTFNKKKKVKKVLVKYTCPICSKHFISDYFLKRHILKHVSKKVQCIICASKFKSKFYLYEHTKMEHLLKQSFYLSCRICGRTYTDVLKLQTHERQHYLKACQLCNKVYATQAHYDNHIQRHSTKLKMLKDKRAQTCSFCEKECSNDNELSLHVNKIHLQIKPYNCDMCERQFYTENNLKNHKKVHGMPSKENCVFCGKILKSRKQLVIHVRKHIGAKPFCCQVCGQSFYSVSKVREHMKVYHGGQFCCRICKSIFSNKFELKKHVNKDHSVI
- the LOC124642991 gene encoding uncharacterized protein LOC124642991 isoform X1, with the protein product MDEDIFPELCLMNTKKTYSKTPKKQGNAPPVSNNVKEASKPSGKVSELGEPLTTKVAVEYLLSGKLKSKVCRYCLRISPGLSELDQIMQIAGTGAIYKITIREMIACFYPFKVSENQEFPESICQKCVDKALNAYLFTQQCEQAERALNNCFIDMDEKLTKLDPIDRPKKRGRQKLKPNYNVLYAEHKKVMDYAEPIRHLINLQTESLSNEPDWNEFECKKCWQVLPNLETLLNHEKLHPKTMWYHCRLCGKAFIKHNQLKKHHTQVHVRGKQMSEADKTFKCKECGNITENYEQHLQHIEKHKFKSVMEHLIEKKTDQLCLICLKKSSNLVELDKMVCIHGSCPELVGDKTLYTVLASTLPDRKSYKYQELHIPQKANIMTITKRKRKYQETEEDDVEIKFYWSNPIIVKAEKFKTDDFYHYVFCDPDPNFIIGTNELKTNNFDVQVSKCIEISDEVAMEIDKVNKTETDNEMDVSDNLKSVHKTLNISDEEELIKMSFHDNINEITDTNIKSLKDDTIEINFAKNVKVGHAEMDVNRNNYEDDKIATNTKQDKDITKNIFKTKDEINAVELYQETGCTKNQKLNIFANLKEMGGNNFTEKVPLQYGPNIFPFSKPITLETDVQHLKKDTITIFNFSNPEFETSENEVIDFTPILEKNINKDIMGPVNKTTGLNWIFDKTTRKTNIEEMMKKTAESSKMFETDCKFCWIFTKQNKCEHCKKPINVENDKKIENNTTVNTMGLENPIEVKENIKQDIQKAWQCNVCLTENNKDRFTCCCCESKKFIENGDCRITFGNNNTFFEIPKKQDISENNVSTAKTAEPLIIIEETSMMDMKCETIEVTDKETNTTQSMDIETDSVNYNFNTKVTEQMDIEEYVPVTNLVPTFAPTQTLGANIGPFMGTNIQFNIGSQFVQTDKGDRRIKRAVRNIPKAFHK